The following are from one region of the Klebsiella aerogenes genome:
- a CDS encoding pyridoxal phosphatase encodes MTSRVIALDLDGTLLTSKKTILPASLDALARAREAGYQVIVVTGRHHVAIHPFYQALALDTPAICCNGTYLYDYQAKKVLEADPMAVDKALSLTDMLAEHDVHALMYVDNAMLYEHPTGHVIRTTQWAQSLPVEQRPVFTQVDSLAQAAREVNAVWKFALTDENIPKLQAFAQHVGQTLGLECEWSWHDQVDIARAGNSKGKRLAQWVASQGLSMQDVVAFGDNYNDLSMLEAAGTGVAMGNAVEEVKARANVVIGENETTSIADFIHRHLL; translated from the coding sequence ATGACCTCACGCGTGATTGCCCTGGATTTAGACGGCACCCTGCTTACCTCGAAAAAAACGATTCTTCCGGCTTCACTCGATGCGCTGGCGCGCGCCCGGGAGGCTGGATATCAGGTGATCGTCGTAACCGGCCGACATCACGTCGCTATCCATCCTTTTTATCAGGCACTGGCTCTCGATACACCTGCAATTTGTTGTAATGGCACCTATTTGTATGATTATCAGGCAAAAAAGGTTCTTGAAGCCGATCCCATGGCCGTTGATAAAGCGCTTAGCCTGACGGACATGCTCGCTGAACACGACGTTCACGCCCTGATGTACGTCGATAACGCCATGCTCTACGAACACCCGACGGGTCACGTGATCCGTACCACCCAATGGGCGCAGTCGCTGCCGGTTGAACAACGCCCGGTCTTCACCCAAGTGGATTCACTGGCGCAGGCGGCACGTGAAGTGAACGCGGTGTGGAAATTCGCCCTCACCGATGAAAACATACCTAAACTGCAGGCGTTCGCGCAGCACGTCGGCCAGACGCTAGGTCTGGAGTGCGAATGGTCGTGGCACGATCAGGTGGATATCGCCCGCGCGGGCAATAGCAAAGGTAAACGCCTGGCCCAGTGGGTCGCCTCGCAAGGGCTATCGATGCAGGACGTCGTCGCCTTCGGCGATAACTATAACGATCTCAGCATGCTGGAAGCAGCCGGAACCGGCGTGGCGATGGGTAACGCGGTTGAGGAAGTGAAAGCGCGGGCTAACGTGGTAATCGGCGAAAACGAAACCACCAGCATCGCCGACTTCATCCACCGTCATCTGCTGTAA
- the modC gene encoding molybdenum ABC transporter ATP-binding protein ModC, whose product MLELDFSQTLGNHCLDVHEMLPASGITAVFGVSGAGKTSLINAISGLTQPQQGRIVLNGRVLNDAQQRICLAPEKRRIGYVFQDARLFPHYKVRGNLKYGMAKSMVDQFDKLVALLGIEHLLDRLPGGLSGGEKQRVAIGRALLTAPELLLLDEPLASLDIPRKRELLPYLQRLAREIHIPMLYVSHSLDEIQHLADNVLVLEDGKVKAFGDLESVWSSSVMHPWLPQEQQSTILNVSVIAQHPQYAMTALALGDQQLWVNQLARAPGEPARIRIQASDVSLVLEHPRQTSIRNILRAQVVECLETNGQIEVQLTVSGRKLWARISPWARDDLGVVPGQWLYAQIKSVSIAA is encoded by the coding sequence ATGCTGGAACTTGATTTTAGCCAGACGTTGGGCAACCACTGTCTGGACGTTCATGAAATGCTGCCCGCCAGTGGTATTACTGCCGTCTTTGGCGTCTCAGGTGCAGGAAAAACCTCGCTTATCAACGCCATCAGCGGGCTGACTCAGCCACAGCAGGGGAGAATCGTGCTCAATGGCCGGGTGCTCAATGACGCGCAGCAGCGGATCTGTCTGGCGCCGGAGAAGCGGCGTATCGGCTATGTGTTCCAGGATGCGCGTCTGTTCCCGCACTATAAAGTGCGCGGTAACCTGAAGTACGGCATGGCCAAAAGTATGGTCGATCAGTTTGATAAGCTGGTGGCGCTACTGGGGATTGAGCATCTGCTTGACCGTCTGCCCGGTGGTTTATCCGGCGGCGAAAAGCAGCGGGTGGCAATTGGCCGCGCTTTACTGACCGCGCCGGAATTGCTGCTGCTGGATGAACCACTGGCCTCACTGGATATTCCGCGCAAGCGTGAGTTGTTGCCTTACCTACAGCGGTTGGCGCGCGAGATCCATATCCCGATGCTGTACGTCAGCCACTCGCTGGATGAAATTCAGCACCTTGCTGATAACGTTCTGGTGCTGGAAGACGGTAAGGTGAAGGCGTTTGGCGATCTGGAAAGCGTCTGGAGCAGCAGCGTGATGCATCCGTGGCTGCCACAGGAGCAGCAGAGCACTATTCTTAACGTTTCGGTGATAGCGCAGCATCCGCAGTACGCGATGACCGCACTGGCGCTGGGTGATCAGCAGTTGTGGGTTAATCAACTGGCGCGGGCGCCGGGTGAGCCTGCACGTATTCGTATTCAGGCTTCGGATGTGTCACTGGTGCTGGAACACCCGCGACAGACCAGTATTCGTAATATCCTGCGTGCGCAGGTTGTCGAGTGTCTGGAAACCAACGGGCAGATTGAGGTACAGCTAACGGTCAGCGGACGCAAGCTTTGGGCGCGCATCAGCCCGTGGGCGCGGGATGACCTGGGCGTGGTCCCAGGTCAGTGGCTGTATGCGCAAATCAAGAGCGTATCAATCGCCGCCTGA
- the modB gene encoding molybdate ABC transporter permease subunit, which yields MILSDPEWQAVLLSLKVSSLAVVCSLPFGIFFAWLLVRRHFPGKALLDSIIHLPLVLPPVVVGYLLLISMGRRGFIGSWLYDWFGITFAFSWRGAVLAAAVMSFPLMVRAIRLALEGVDVKLEQAARTLGANRWRVFFTITLPLTLPGIIVGTVLAFARSLGEFGATITFVSNIPGETRTIPSAMYTLIQTPGSEGAAARLCIISIILALISLLVSEWLARLSRKRMGK from the coding sequence ATGATTTTGAGCGATCCCGAATGGCAGGCGGTACTGCTGAGCCTGAAAGTGTCATCCCTGGCGGTGGTTTGTAGCTTACCTTTTGGGATCTTTTTTGCCTGGCTGCTGGTGCGCCGCCATTTTCCCGGTAAAGCGTTACTCGACAGTATTATCCACCTGCCATTGGTATTGCCGCCGGTGGTAGTGGGGTATCTCCTGTTGATTTCGATGGGCCGACGCGGTTTTATCGGCAGTTGGTTATACGATTGGTTTGGTATCACCTTCGCCTTCAGCTGGCGTGGGGCAGTGCTGGCGGCGGCGGTGATGTCATTCCCCCTGATGGTGCGGGCGATTCGCCTTGCGCTCGAAGGGGTAGACGTTAAGCTCGAGCAGGCGGCGCGCACGCTGGGCGCTAACCGCTGGCGGGTGTTTTTCACCATTACGCTGCCGCTGACCCTGCCGGGCATTATTGTGGGTACGGTGCTGGCTTTCGCCCGTTCGTTGGGTGAGTTCGGCGCCACCATTACCTTTGTATCGAATATTCCAGGCGAAACCCGAACCATCCCTTCAGCTATGTATACCCTGATTCAAACCCCCGGCAGTGAAGGCGCCGCCGCGCGGTTGTGCATCATTTCCATTATTCTGGCGCTGATATCGCTGCTGGTCTCCGAATGGCTGGCGCGCCTTAGCCGTAAGCGGATGGGGAAATAA
- the modA gene encoding molybdate ABC transporter substrate-binding protein, whose product MARQWLRFLAGATLTLSVTGHALAQDGKITVFAAASLTNAMQDIAKEYKKEKNVDVVSSFASSSTLARQIEAGAPADLFISADQKWMDYAVEKKSIDTTSRATLLGNSLVVVAPKASAQGDITINNKTDWTSLLKGGRLAVGDPEHVPAGIYAKEALQKLGAWETLSPKLAPAEDVRGALALVERNEAPLGIVYGSDAVASKGVKVVGTFPEDSHKKVEYPLAIVDGHKNATVSAFYDYLKGPEASVIFKRYGFTTHE is encoded by the coding sequence ATGGCACGTCAATGGTTACGTTTTCTGGCCGGAGCGACTTTAACGCTCTCCGTTACTGGTCATGCGCTGGCGCAGGACGGCAAAATCACTGTCTTCGCGGCAGCGTCGTTAACCAACGCAATGCAGGATATTGCGAAAGAGTACAAAAAAGAGAAGAACGTCGACGTTGTCTCTTCCTTTGCCTCATCTTCCACACTGGCGCGGCAGATAGAAGCTGGCGCGCCAGCCGATCTGTTTATCTCCGCGGACCAGAAATGGATGGACTACGCGGTAGAGAAAAAATCAATTGATACGACCTCTCGCGCCACCCTGCTGGGTAATAGCCTGGTGGTGGTCGCGCCGAAAGCCAGCGCTCAGGGCGATATCACCATTAATAATAAAACCGACTGGACCAGCCTGCTGAAAGGCGGCCGTCTGGCGGTAGGCGACCCGGAACACGTGCCGGCAGGTATCTATGCTAAAGAAGCGCTGCAGAAACTGGGCGCCTGGGAAACGCTGTCGCCGAAGCTGGCGCCGGCTGAAGATGTTCGCGGCGCGTTGGCGCTGGTGGAGCGCAACGAAGCACCGTTGGGTATCGTCTATGGCTCTGATGCCGTCGCCAGCAAGGGCGTAAAAGTGGTCGGTACTTTCCCGGAAGATTCGCATAAGAAAGTCGAGTATCCGCTGGCTATCGTTGATGGGCACAAAAATGCTACAGTATCAGCGTTTTATGACTATCTGAAGGGCCCTGAGGCCTCGGTTATCTTTAAACGTTACGGATTTACAACGCACGAATGA
- a CDS encoding AcrZ family multidrug efflux pump-associated protein encodes MLELLKSLVFAVVMVPVVMAIIMGLIYGLGEVFNIFSGVGHKDNSQQNH; translated from the coding sequence ATGTTAGAGCTGTTGAAAAGTCTGGTATTTGCTGTCGTCATGGTACCTGTGGTGATGGCTATCATCATGGGCCTGATTTACGGTCTTGGCGAAGTGTTTAACATTTTCTCTGGCGTCGGCCATAAAGACAACAGCCAGCAAAATCACTGA
- the modE gene encoding molybdenum-dependent transcriptional regulator, translating to MQAEILLTLKLQQRLFADPRRIALLKQIDQTGSISQGAKNAGISYKSAWDAINEMNQLSEQSLVDRATGGKGGGGAILTRYGQRLIQLYDLLAQIQQKAFDVLSDDDALPLDSLLAAISRFSLQTSARNQWFGTITGRDHQQVQQHVEVLLADGQTRFKVAITAQSADRLGLVEGQEVLVLLKAPWVGITQDSVVAQQADNQLNGRISHIERGPEQCEVLMALPDGQNLCATLPLVHIDGLQEGAEAIAYFNADHIILATLC from the coding sequence ATGCAGGCCGAAATTCTTCTTACTCTTAAGCTGCAGCAGCGCCTGTTCGCCGATCCTCGCCGTATCGCCCTGCTGAAACAGATTGATCAAACCGGCTCCATCAGCCAGGGAGCGAAAAACGCGGGCATCAGCTATAAAAGCGCATGGGATGCGATTAACGAAATGAACCAGCTCAGCGAACAATCGCTGGTCGATCGCGCCACCGGCGGCAAAGGCGGCGGCGGCGCGATACTGACCCGCTACGGCCAACGCTTAATTCAACTGTACGATCTGTTGGCGCAAATTCAGCAAAAAGCGTTCGACGTGTTAAGTGACGATGACGCTCTCCCTCTCGACAGCCTGCTGGCCGCGATCTCCCGCTTCTCACTGCAAACCAGCGCCCGAAACCAGTGGTTCGGCACCATTACCGGCCGCGACCACCAGCAGGTGCAACAGCACGTTGAGGTTCTGCTGGCCGACGGTCAAACCCGCTTTAAAGTCGCCATTACCGCACAGAGCGCCGATCGGCTCGGACTTGTAGAAGGTCAGGAAGTGCTGGTGCTGCTGAAAGCGCCATGGGTCGGTATCACCCAGGATAGCGTCGTCGCACAACAGGCCGATAACCAACTCAACGGACGTATCAGCCATATCGAACGCGGCCCGGAGCAGTGCGAAGTATTAATGGCGCTGCCAGATGGCCAGAACCTGTGTGCCACGCTGCCGCTGGTGCACATCGACGGGTTGCAAGAGGGCGCCGAGGCGATCGCATACTTTAATGCCGACCACATCATTCTCGCGACCTTGTGCTAA
- the modF gene encoding molybdate ABC transporter ATP-binding protein ModF — MSSLQISQGTFRLSDTKTLKIEHLILRAGESWAFVGSNGSGKSALARALAGELTLLSGQRESGFPRITRLSFEQLQKLVSDEWQRNNTDLLSPGEEDTGRTTAEIIEDEKRDPARCAQLAEQFGISHLLTRRFKYLSTGETRKTLLCQALMSEPDLLILDEPFDGLDVASRQQLADLLANLHLAGITLVLVLNRFDEIPDFVEYAGVLADCTLSETGEKQALLQQALIAQLAHSEKLDGMALPEPDAPAARHDLADNAPLIVLNDGMVSYNDKAIINQLSWTVNSGEHWQIVGPNGAGKSTLLSLVTGDHPQGYSNDLTLFGRRRGSGETIWDIKKHIGYVSSSLHLEYRVSTNVRNVILSGYFDSIGIYQAVSDKQHKLVQRWLDILGIDKRTADAPFHSLSWGQQRLALIVRALVKHPTLLILDEPLQGLDPLNRQLVRRFIDVLISEGTTQLLFVSHHAEDAPDCITHRLEFVRSGDGYTYRVGPLTE; from the coding sequence ATGTCATCATTGCAAATTTCGCAAGGCACGTTTCGTCTTAGCGACACTAAAACCTTAAAAATCGAGCACCTCATCCTCCGCGCCGGCGAAAGCTGGGCGTTTGTCGGCAGCAACGGCAGCGGAAAATCGGCGCTGGCCAGAGCCCTGGCTGGCGAACTGACGCTACTGAGCGGACAGCGCGAAAGCGGATTTCCGCGCATCACCCGCCTCTCCTTCGAACAGCTGCAGAAACTGGTCAGCGACGAGTGGCAGCGTAATAACACCGATCTCCTCAGCCCCGGCGAAGAAGATACCGGCCGCACCACCGCGGAAATCATCGAGGATGAAAAGCGGGATCCTGCGCGTTGCGCCCAACTGGCGGAACAGTTTGGCATCAGTCACCTGCTGACGCGGCGCTTTAAGTATCTATCGACCGGTGAAACGCGTAAAACGCTGCTCTGTCAGGCGCTGATGAGCGAGCCCGACCTGCTTATCCTTGATGAACCCTTTGATGGGTTGGATGTCGCCTCGCGCCAGCAGTTAGCCGATCTGTTAGCCAATCTGCACCTCGCCGGGATCACCCTGGTACTGGTACTCAACCGCTTCGATGAAATTCCGGATTTCGTCGAGTATGCCGGCGTACTGGCGGACTGTACGCTCAGCGAAACTGGTGAGAAACAGGCGTTACTGCAACAGGCGCTGATCGCCCAATTGGCGCACAGCGAAAAACTTGACGGCATGGCGCTCCCGGAGCCGGACGCTCCCGCTGCACGGCACGATTTAGCGGACAACGCCCCGCTTATTGTTCTTAACGATGGCATGGTGTCGTACAACGATAAAGCCATCATTAATCAGTTGAGCTGGACGGTGAATTCCGGCGAGCACTGGCAGATTGTCGGCCCCAACGGCGCGGGTAAATCAACGCTGCTGAGCCTGGTGACGGGCGATCATCCCCAGGGATACAGCAACGATCTGACGCTATTTGGCCGTCGTCGCGGTAGCGGCGAGACCATCTGGGATATCAAAAAACATATTGGTTACGTCAGCAGTAGCCTGCATCTGGAGTATCGCGTCAGCACTAACGTGCGTAACGTCATCCTTTCCGGTTACTTCGACTCCATCGGCATTTATCAGGCGGTGTCTGATAAACAGCACAAGCTGGTACAACGCTGGCTCGATATCCTCGGCATCGACAAACGCACTGCCGACGCCCCATTCCATAGTCTGTCATGGGGGCAACAGCGGCTGGCGCTGATCGTCCGCGCGCTGGTCAAACACCCTACCCTCCTGATCCTTGATGAACCCTTACAGGGATTGGATCCGTTAAATCGTCAGCTGGTACGCCGTTTCATCGATGTGCTCATTAGCGAAGGGACTACACAACTGCTGTTTGTTTCACATCATGCCGAAGATGCTCCGGACTGCATTACCCACCGTCTGGAGTTTGTCCGTAGTGGAGACGGTTACACTTATCGTGTCGGCCCACTGACTGAATGA
- the galE gene encoding UDP-glucose 4-epimerase GalE, producing the protein MKVLVTGGSGYIGSHTCVQLLLQGHEVIILDNLCNSKRSVLPIIERLGGKKATFVEGDIRNEALMTEILHDHAIEAVIHFAGLKAVGESVAKPLEYYDNNVTGTLKLVSAMRAAGVKNFIFSSSATVYGDQPKIPYVESFPTGTPQSPYGKSKLMVEQILTDLQKAQPDWSIALLRYFNPVGAHPSGDMGEDPQGIPNNLMPYIAQVAVGRRESLAVFGNDYPTEDGTGVRDYIHVMDLADGHVAAMEKLANKAGVHIYNLGAGVGSSVLDVVNAFSKACGKPINYHFAPRRDGDLPAYWADAAKADRDLNWRVTRNLDEMAQDTWHWQSRHPQGYPD; encoded by the coding sequence ATGAAAGTATTGGTCACAGGTGGTAGCGGTTACATTGGCAGTCATACTTGTGTACAGCTACTGCTGCAGGGACATGAAGTGATTATTCTCGACAATCTCTGCAACAGTAAACGCAGCGTATTGCCGATCATTGAACGTCTCGGCGGCAAGAAAGCCACCTTTGTCGAAGGCGATATTCGTAATGAAGCCCTGATGACGGAAATTCTGCACGATCACGCCATCGAAGCGGTGATCCATTTCGCCGGCCTGAAAGCCGTCGGCGAATCCGTCGCCAAGCCGCTGGAATATTACGACAATAACGTTACCGGTACGCTTAAATTAGTCTCAGCTATGCGTGCTGCTGGCGTGAAAAACTTCATATTCAGCTCCTCTGCTACCGTTTACGGCGACCAGCCGAAGATCCCCTACGTTGAAAGCTTCCCAACCGGCACGCCACAAAGCCCGTATGGCAAAAGCAAGCTGATGGTTGAGCAAATCCTCACCGACCTGCAAAAAGCCCAGCCGGACTGGAGCATCGCGTTACTGCGCTACTTCAACCCGGTCGGCGCGCATCCATCGGGCGATATGGGCGAAGACCCGCAGGGTATTCCGAACAACCTGATGCCGTACATCGCGCAGGTGGCGGTTGGCCGCCGCGAATCGCTGGCGGTGTTCGGTAACGACTACCCGACCGAAGACGGTACCGGCGTTCGTGACTACATCCACGTGATGGACCTCGCCGACGGCCACGTTGCCGCGATGGAAAAACTGGCGAATAAAGCTGGCGTACACATCTACAACCTTGGCGCCGGCGTCGGCAGCAGCGTGCTGGATGTGGTCAACGCGTTCAGCAAAGCCTGCGGCAAACCGATTAATTATCACTTCGCGCCGCGCCGCGACGGCGATCTCCCGGCCTACTGGGCTGACGCCGCCAAAGCCGACCGTGACCTGAACTGGCGCGTGACGCGCAACCTTGACGAAATGGCGCAGGACACCTGGCACTGGCAGTCCCGCCATCCGCAAGGTTATCCAGACTAA
- the galT gene encoding galactose-1-phosphate uridylyltransferase codes for MTQFNPVDHPHRRYNPLTGQWILVSPHRAKRPWQGAQETPAKQTLPAHDADCFLCPGNTRVTGDKNPNYTGTYVFTNDFAALMTDTPDAPESDDPLMRCQSARGTSRVICFSPDHSKTLPELSVEALEGVVKAWQEQTADLGKSYPWVQVFENKGAAMGCSNPHPHGQVWANSFLPNEAEREDRLQKSYFVEQGSPMLVDYAQRELADGSRTVVDTEHWLAVVPYWAAWPFETLLLPKAHIQRLTDLTDAQRRDLALALKKLTSRYDNLFQCSFPYSMGWHGAPFNNEDNPHWQLHAHFYPPLLRSATVRKFMVGYEMLAETQRDLTAEQAAEKLRAVSDIHFRESGVEE; via the coding sequence ATGACGCAATTTAACCCCGTCGACCATCCGCACCGTCGTTATAACCCGTTAACCGGGCAGTGGATTCTGGTTTCACCGCATCGCGCCAAGCGCCCCTGGCAAGGGGCGCAGGAGACGCCGGCAAAACAAACGTTGCCCGCGCACGATGCGGACTGTTTCTTGTGCCCGGGTAATACCCGCGTCACCGGCGACAAAAACCCGAACTACACCGGCACCTACGTGTTTACGAACGACTTTGCGGCGCTGATGACCGATACCCCGGACGCCCCGGAAAGCGACGATCCGCTAATGCGCTGCCAAAGCGCGCGCGGCACCAGTCGGGTTATCTGCTTTTCGCCAGACCACAGCAAAACGCTGCCGGAACTGAGCGTTGAAGCGCTGGAAGGCGTGGTTAAAGCATGGCAGGAGCAGACCGCGGACCTTGGGAAGAGCTACCCCTGGGTTCAGGTCTTCGAAAACAAAGGGGCGGCGATGGGTTGCTCCAATCCGCATCCGCATGGCCAGGTCTGGGCAAACAGCTTCCTGCCGAATGAAGCGGAACGCGAAGATCGTCTGCAAAAAAGTTACTTCGTTGAACAGGGTTCACCGATGCTGGTGGACTACGCGCAACGCGAACTGGCCGACGGCAGCCGTACCGTCGTCGACACCGAACACTGGCTGGCCGTGGTGCCTTACTGGGCGGCCTGGCCATTTGAAACGCTGTTGCTGCCGAAAGCGCACATCCAGCGTTTGACTGATTTAACCGATGCCCAGCGCCGCGATCTGGCGCTGGCGCTAAAAAAGCTGACCAGCCGTTACGACAACCTGTTCCAGTGTTCCTTCCCCTACTCCATGGGCTGGCACGGGGCGCCGTTTAATAATGAAGATAATCCACACTGGCAGCTGCACGCTCACTTTTACCCACCGCTGCTGCGCTCCGCCACGGTGCGCAAATTTATGGTCGGTTACGAGATGCTAGCCGAAACCCAGCGCGACCTGACGGCGGAACAAGCCGCCGAAAAACTGCGCGCCGTTAGCGATATCCATTTTCGTGAATCAGGAGTTGAAGAATGA
- the galK gene encoding galactokinase, translating to MSLKEKTQALFAAQFGYPANHVIQAPGRVNLIGEHTDYNDGFVLPCAIDYQTVVSCAPRSDRIVRVIAADYDNQRDEFSLDAPIVSHDTQQWSNYVRGVVKHLQKRNNHFGGADLVISGNVPQGAGLSSSASLEVAVGTVFQQLYHLPLDGAQIALNGQEAENQFVGCNCGIMDQLISALGKKDHALLIDCRTLGTKPVSMPKGVAVIIINSNFKRTLVGSEYNTRREQCETGARFFQQPALRDVKLEQFNAVAHELDPIVAKRVRHVLTENARTVEAASALASGDLLRMGQLMAESHASMRDDFEITVPQIDTLVEIVKGVIGDQGGVRMTGGGFGGCIVALVPEAWVDKVQQAVAEQYEAKTGIKETFYVCKPSQGAGQC from the coding sequence ATGAGTCTGAAAGAGAAAACCCAGGCGCTGTTTGCTGCACAGTTTGGCTACCCTGCCAATCACGTCATTCAGGCGCCGGGCCGCGTCAACCTGATTGGCGAACATACCGACTACAACGATGGTTTCGTGCTGCCGTGCGCCATTGATTATCAAACCGTGGTAAGCTGCGCGCCGCGTTCCGACCGCATAGTGCGGGTGATTGCCGCCGATTACGACAATCAGCGGGACGAATTCTCTCTCGATGCGCCGATCGTCAGCCACGATACCCAGCAGTGGTCAAACTACGTGCGCGGCGTGGTCAAGCACCTGCAGAAGCGCAATAACCACTTCGGTGGCGCCGATCTGGTGATCAGCGGCAACGTGCCGCAGGGTGCGGGACTCAGCTCTTCTGCCTCGCTGGAGGTCGCCGTCGGCACCGTGTTCCAGCAGCTGTATCATCTGCCGCTCGATGGCGCGCAAATCGCCCTTAACGGCCAGGAAGCGGAAAACCAGTTTGTCGGCTGCAACTGCGGCATCATGGACCAGTTAATCTCGGCGCTGGGCAAAAAAGATCACGCGCTGCTGATCGACTGCCGCACGCTCGGCACCAAGCCGGTGTCGATGCCAAAAGGCGTGGCGGTGATCATCATCAATAGCAACTTTAAACGCACTCTGGTGGGTAGCGAGTACAATACCCGCCGCGAGCAGTGCGAAACCGGCGCCCGCTTCTTCCAGCAGCCCGCCCTGCGCGACGTGAAGCTGGAGCAGTTTAACGCCGTGGCCCACGAGCTGGATCCCATCGTGGCGAAACGCGTGCGCCACGTCCTGACGGAAAATGCCCGTACCGTTGAAGCGGCAAGCGCGCTGGCGAGCGGCGATCTGCTGCGAATGGGCCAACTGATGGCGGAGTCCCATGCCTCCATGCGCGATGATTTTGAAATCACCGTGCCGCAAATTGATACTCTGGTTGAGATAGTCAAAGGCGTTATCGGCGACCAGGGCGGCGTACGCATGACCGGCGGCGGTTTTGGCGGCTGTATCGTCGCACTGGTACCGGAAGCATGGGTTGATAAGGTTCAGCAAGCGGTCGCTGAGCAGTACGAAGCAAAAACCGGCATTAAAGAAACCTTCTACGTCTGCAAACCATCCCAGGGGGCCGGCCAATGCTAA
- the galM gene encoding galactose-1-epimerase, with product MLTQTTDLAPDGQPWNLITLRNHAGMTVTVMDWGATLLSAEVKLADGSLREALLGCAVPQQYGEQAAYLGASVGRYANRIANSRFALDGHTVSLSPSNDAGHQLHGGPDGFDKRRWQLIRHDDSQALFALESTDGDQGYPGHLQATAHYRLTDDNRISIEYRATVDKPCPVNMTNHVYFNLDGVQGDVRNHRLQIFADQYLPVESDGIPYGDLRDVAQTSFDFREPRVIAGDFLADADQQKVKGYDHAFLLQAKGDARQPAAQVWSQDEKLQMAVYTSAPALQFYSGNYLGGTPSRTAQPYDDWQGLALESEFLPDSPNHPHWPQPDCVLRPGAEYVSLTEYQFIAK from the coding sequence ATGCTAACGCAAACCACCGACCTCGCACCCGACGGCCAGCCGTGGAACCTGATCACCCTACGTAACCACGCAGGAATGACGGTCACGGTGATGGACTGGGGCGCCACCCTGCTGTCGGCTGAGGTGAAACTTGCCGATGGCAGCTTACGCGAAGCGCTGCTCGGCTGCGCGGTGCCGCAGCAGTACGGCGAGCAGGCGGCTTATCTCGGCGCGTCGGTCGGCCGCTATGCCAACCGCATCGCCAACAGCCGCTTTGCGCTTGATGGCCATACGGTCAGTCTGTCCCCGTCTAACGACGCGGGCCACCAGCTGCACGGCGGGCCGGACGGATTCGACAAGCGCCGCTGGCAACTTATCCGCCACGACGACAGCCAGGCGCTGTTTGCTCTTGAATCCACCGACGGCGATCAGGGTTATCCGGGCCACCTGCAGGCGACAGCACACTATCGCCTGACTGACGATAACCGTATTTCGATTGAGTATCGCGCCACCGTGGATAAACCCTGTCCGGTGAATATGACTAACCACGTCTATTTCAACCTTGATGGCGTCCAGGGCGACGTGCGCAACCATCGCCTGCAGATTTTCGCCGACCAGTATCTGCCGGTCGAGAGCGATGGCATTCCTTATGGCGATCTGCGCGACGTAGCGCAAACCAGCTTTGATTTCCGTGAGCCGAGGGTCATTGCCGGGGATTTCCTCGCCGATGCAGACCAGCAGAAGGTGAAAGGTTACGACCACGCGTTTCTACTGCAGGCCAAAGGCGACGCCCGTCAGCCAGCGGCGCAGGTCTGGTCGCAGGACGAAAAGCTGCAGATGGCGGTGTATACCTCTGCCCCGGCCCTGCAATTTTACTCCGGTAACTATCTTGGCGGTACGCCGTCGCGTACGGCGCAACCGTACGATGACTGGCAAGGTCTGGCGCTGGAGAGCGAGTTCCTGCCGGATTCGCCGAATCATCCGCACTGGCCGCAGCCGGATTGCGTATTGCGCCCCGGCGCCGAATACGTCAGCCTGACGGAATATCAATTTATCGCCAAATAA